The nucleotide sequence TCGGGGTACCTGTTGCTGGGATTTATATTGGGAATGTTGATTTTTCTCATTGGTGCGCGAGACACCAGGATCGAAACGAGTAGGCACAACGAGAGGTGGCTCAGTCTTCAGGACACGAAGAGGGGCCCCGTGGCGCACGATGGGGTCCGGTCTTGCAGCAACACATCCCTCAACCAGAATCCGCCCATGTCCCGCCCTCTCCGCATCGAGCTCACCAGTGGTCACTATAACGGCACTTCTCGCGGTGACAGCCACGTACGAGCCCGAAGGACACCGACTCAGGAGAGCTCCGCGCGAACTTCGAATAGGTCGGTTAAGCGCCGGATTGCAAGACCCGACCCCGTTGTTCTGTTCAGTCCAGGACTCGGACTTCAAGGAAACGAGGAGCACCGTATTTGAGAGGCAAGACGAGATATTCGATTCCGTTGTCGACAGGTTTGCCTACGACATTGCTTGGATTGCTGAGCCGCAATTGCTAAACGCGAGACTCGATCGGCAAGGTGGCTCATTCCCTTCTATCTGGAAACCGAGGTCTTCAGATTGAGACAGTTCTTAGCGCCGATGGCGCCGAGGTGAACTAGTAAGCTGGTGATACCGTCCATTTTGGTGCCTGGCATCTCGCGCTGCTGAGAAGATGAACATCACTAGCAAGAAGAGCCTGTATGGAGACCTGGAGGCCTTGCTCGCTCAATCAAGATGCAACTGCAGGTATGGCCTAACCACTCGCTCAAGCTGACCCCGCTACGGCAGGCACTGTAAAGGCGGGTCCGCGGCACATGGTGCATCATCGCGAAGCAAGCGTACAGCGCCCGCCTCCGCGGGCAGCTTAGCTCGAACGTTGGGCACAGCAGATCCAGGAGTGACGATGCCGCAGAACAAGCAGAGTGGAGTTGCTGGCAACCAGTTTGGGCGTACGACAGCACCGCTGATAGCACGCGAGATCGGTGCGCGGATGCTCGGGACGAAGAGCAACGAAGCTGAGCTTGACGGGGAGAGAATTGTGATCAAGTGTGCGCGCGCTGGAACGTTGAGCGTTGGCGTCAGCTACCTCATGCTCAAACGGATTCGTCGAGTGCTTGGCGCGTTCGAACAATCGAATGGTTCGTTCTGCATCTACTCGCTCACCGTAGCCGAGTACTCCAAGGCCATGACTCCCACGAGAAGCAAAGGGCCTTCGGCTGGAAAAGTGGGTATCGTGCGACGAGCGGTGTTTGAAACAAGAGGTACGCAGGTAGCCACTATTTATGCGTAACGAAATCTCGGCCAACAAGTCCTTCCAACCGATCGACGACGGCGCGCTTCGCCTACCATCGTCATCGGCTGAAGGCCGGCGTTGGGCGTAGTACGACGCACGCTGGGTTTGAGAGAAGAACATGCATCTACCTCAAGTGGTTGTCGACTACGCCCGCATGCTCCGCCGGGTGCATGAGGACAACGCTGCGGCGAACCACGTGGCGGAGTATGACGGGCCCAAGCTCGTTCAACGATGCTAACGCCTTTTGTCTATCAGTTCTTCATCTACAACAGCCTTTACCAGATCGACTGGCTCAATCGCATCGAACGAGATTAAGGGCGTTCGATGGTGAGCGGGGGCCCAAAAGCAATCCGCGTTGGAGTGCTTGATCGGCCAACGTACGCCGGTCCAGACTTTTTCTAGCAGCGTTTGTAAGGCTAGTTGCTGAGGGAGTGACGGGAGCGTGGACGACAGTTGTCCTGACTCTCGTATTAGCCATGAGAACGGCCGCGACTTCTTCAATCGCCTCAGAGAGTTTCGAGAAGAGCTCAACGCCACAAAACTGCACAGTGAATCAACTGATCGAACGAGTCGCAGAGCTTCGGCGCTTTGTCTACGATGTTCGCTGCAACATACTTCATGGCAGAAAGTCCTTAGCTGAGCTAGAGGACGAGAACCGAGCAAGAGAATCCGCGTCTACTATGCCTTTCTACATGGACTCGTGTCGCTCTTTTTCACCTGGCCTGACGACGCCCAACCTAGCCGCTGCATCCGACCGGTAACAGCCGGCTTCGCCGCCTGTTATCGATGCGTGATCGCCGTAGTTGGGCATGGGAAACGTCGTCCTGTTGTAAAGAGCAAGATCTCCATTGCGTGGCAGGACCAATTGTGCGAATCGGATCAGCAAGACTGAGAAAGGGCGGGCTCGTGGACAGTAAGTCGGCAGTAGTTCTTGGCGTCGTGATACTTGTCGTCGGGATGGGCTGGCCTTCTATTGGTATGGAGTACCGCCCAGCTCAAATCCGGCGCCGCCGTGAGGCGCAGTCAACGAGCAGGCGGCGGAGTTTTTCAGGCAAATGATGGGCGGAAAATCTTCCAAAGTCGTGGAGGGCTTGTACGGTCAAGCCCACAAGGAAGCCTACTATCTTAGTTGCGTCCGAGAACACGGCCTTGAACGTTAAGCGCGCTTTTCATTCTTTGGCTACTCCGTCGAGCAACTGACGGCGTACTTTGGCCTGGTCGCGATCGAAGACATCTAGGAGATCGGACGTTGAAGCATCGTATCGGCCCAACAGTGCGCTCGCTCGGACTGGCCGCATGCGGCGGCTGGGCGCGCAGCGCCGATCGTTAGACCACCGCCGATGCACTGATCCATGGACTCACTGCCGCGTCTTCTATACAAGTATTTATCGCCCGAACGCGTGGCCATCCTTGTGCAACAACGCATTCGCTTCACGCCCCTTGGTGCCTTCAACGATCCATTCGAAGGACGGCCTAGCGTCACCGCACTCGCACCAGAGTCGGAGCTGAGAAGCCTAATCAAGAACGTCCTGCCTGCTGAGGTAAAGCGCGCATACGATTGGCTGCCGTCCCAAACGAAAGAGATGCTTTCGTTCGAAATGTTTCAGAGTATGGCTGCACAATTGACGACGGCGAAGGAGCCGGAGATGCTGCAGCTTGTCTCGGGAATTACCAAGGACGTAGCACAACTGATTCACAAGAAGTTCGACGAATTGTGTGGGTCTTATCGCTTTCTGAAGTTCCGGACAGTCTGCTGATGTGGGCTCACTACGCGGCTAGTCACCAGGATTCGTACTGGGGATTCGATCCCCGGCATCCATACTTCGATAGACGAAAGACCGAGATTGACGAACTGCGGCACCTCCGTCGTTCAGTATCGGGATAGCCGTCCTTGCGGGGAAATGACTGAAATGGATGGGATCGACCTGTTCTTCGTCAAGAGCGTCCATTGGGCCTATGAGCGGGAGTGGCGCATGTTGGTGCCTCTCGAAGATGCCGTAGAGGTAGTTCCGGGCGCCCCGTATGCGACTCACCTTTTCGACTTCCCCGCGACCGCCGTCAGACAAGTAATCGTTGGAGCACGAATGACCGACACGAATATGGACGCACTTCTCAGTTCGGTTCGCGCCTTCGGCCTGGCGCGGACATTAGGAATCAAGCGGGCTGTGCCTGATGCGACCGACTTCAAACTCAAGTTTCATGAACTACCTGTCTAACCTGCGCATTCGCCTGACGGAAAACGCCGTGCTTCGACCGCCGTTGTCGGTCAGGTGATGCTCAACGTAAAGGCTGTCGAAGAAGGCCCCTTCCCACTTGCGAGCCTCGATCGCACTGGGCATCGTCGCTGCGGTGTCGCTGTTCACGATGGCGGTGACGATGGCGCAACACCGAGACGTCGACAACCGAATGGGAAAGCGCGCGTTAGCTGCCCACGTAGGTCTTTTCCTTCTCTTCCAACGACATGAACCAGACCGACATCGCCGACGACTTGCGTGACTTCATTCTTGCGATGGCGAGGCGAGAGGACGTCCATTCTGTCTCCTGTCAGTTCCGTGATTTCAAGCTTTGGGAAGGCCTGCTGGCGGAGCAGGGCAGGCGGGTGCAGTTGACTGGCAAGCCGCCGAGAGACGCGTTCTTTCTTTGCGGCCCGGACGGCGGCATCCACGGGGTTGCCAAGCATCATGCGGGGCTCGAGGACATGCCAGAGGAAGAATGGTTTACGGGCGATACGCTGGAAGAAAAGATGGGCGGCGACATCCACATTCCCTACGAAGGCGTTTGTGGTGCGGATTTGTTTGTCTATCCAGCCTGGCGAAAGATCTACCCCGAGGCCTGGAAGGAGAAGGGTGCGGAACTCGACTGGGCGACCGCCGGGAAGTCATGCAACTACCTGTTGATCGATCGGGATCTCGGCGAGGCCGCATGCGCCGCACGCACGCGCCCTGTCGCTGGCTGGTGGCTGTACAGCAGCGTTGCACCCTACAAGGACTGCAATCCATTTCACGACCGTCGGTGGCATTTCTCTTGACTCGACGGTGCCACGAAGCCCTCGATGGCTTTCTGAAGCTCAAGAAGAGATCCACCTTCAACGACCTGTCCCATCCCGAGAAGCAAAAGAAGGACAGGGAGTTCGGCCGATACATCGAGTCGGCGAAGATCGACCTGAGAAATGGATAGCGGGTCCGCGGCGGCGCGCAAGCCGGAATTCGCTGGAACGCCCGGCCGGATCGTCGCAAGCGCCCAAACCGCCGCCCCTCCATTGCGGTAGTACGATCTCCCGACCGGCCTCGTGGCGAGGCCCAGCGGAGGTCCGAACATGATCACGTTCTACTATGGTTCCGGTTCGCCCTACGGGTGGCGTGTCTGGCTTGCGCTGGAGCACAAGCGGCTTCCGTACGATCTGAAGGTCATGTCATTTTCGTCAGGGGACCTCACCCGGCCGGAATACCTCGCCATCAATCCCCGGCACAAGGTGCCCGCCATCACGGACGATGGTTTCGCGCTGTACGAATCGGCGGCCATCGTCGAGTACCTGGACGAGGCCTACCCGACCGGGCCGTCCCTGTTCCCGGGCAGCATCCAGCACCGCGCCGTCGTGCGGCGCATGGTCCAGGAGATCGATCAGTACTACGCCATCGCCATGGAGCGGATCGTGGATCAGGTGCTGTTCACGCCGCAGGAAAAGTGGGATCTGGAAGAAATCTCGGAGGCGAGGGCACGCCTGGCCGAAGAGCTGCAGCGCTGGGAAAGCGGTATGCGCGGCGCCTGTCTGGCCGGGGACAGCGTCTCGGCCGCCGACTTCGCGCTGTACCCGCTCGTCGCGCTCACCAGGCGCATGGAGAAGAAGCGGCCCGAACTGGACGTGGCGGGCATGACCGGGCCCAAGGTGTCGGCCTGGATGCAGCGCATCGAGAACTTGCCGTACTTCCGGACGACCTGGCCGCCACACTGGAAGTAGCCAAGGTCGATTCGATCCGACTTGGGCCGAGCGGGCGGGCCATCCGCACGTTCAAGCAAGCGTCATTTCGTCTGCCTATTCGCAGCAGGACCTTCTTTCTCAAGCAAGACAGGCACTTGGTCCGTCGTCGAAGGCGCGTCGCGTCGCCACGGATCCGTCGGCCGGGGATGATCGTGGATTCGCTTTTCGCGTCATGGGCGGCCGAGAGGGCTTCGGTGATCGAAGCTCTCTTCATCCCCTCGTTTGACCAAACGCAAGGAAGCCCCGTCTCCAAAGGTCGAAACTGAAAAGGAGGGAATTGCAGCGCTCGCTGCGTCTCTCCGCCGGGGATGAATCGCTTTGTGCAGACACGACGCCAGTGGCGCCGTGCGCGGTCGCGTGCCTCGGCGGGAGGCGTGCGCGGGGAAGGAGCTCTTCGGCCGTTTCGTGTTCGCGCGCGTCGCGCGCGGGCGAAGCAACGACGACGGCGTCGTCACGACCACGGAGCGCATCGCCTCGGGACTGGAACAGGTCTTCGGGCTGCTGGATTCGACCCTGACGGACGGCTGGGCGGATCTCGGGCTCGTCGGACGGTCGCTGCCTTCCGCGCTGGCCGGCGTCACGGCCACGGATCCGGGCAGTTTTCTCAGGTTGTTCGAGGCGGGCGCATCGTCGCTGAGGCTGGACGAGATCGGCACGCTCGACGTCGACCAGCTCCGCACCCGCCTGGACGCGCTCGATGCCGTCGACGGCAACGTGCACGTTTCCGCATCGCCCGACGGAACGGAGTTCGACGTCACGGTCGCCAAGCGCCTGGCGGGTGAGGCGGACATCGGCATTTCCACCGAGCATCTCGGCGGGCTCATCGATCTCGACGGCCGCATCGATCTGGATGCGGAGGTCGCGTTGCACCTCGTCTTCGGTGTCGACGCCAGTGGGTTCTACCTGGACACCGAAGGGGGCGTGTCAGGTCTGACGGTGCGCGACCTTGCCGGCACGGGCGAGGCGCAGGGCCGTTTCGGTTTCGTGGGCGTGACCTTGAACGATGCCGTGCTGGCAGTCGATCCCGCGCTGGCATTGGCGCTCACGCTCGACGAGCCGGCAGGGGATGGACTCCTGCGCGAAGCGGAACTGGCCGATGCACTGACCGACGCGGACCAGCGCGCCGAAACGCTCGGGTTCGGAGTGGACGGCTCGGCCGCTGCGGATCTTTCAATCTCGGGCGACATGCGGGTTTCCGCTTTCGCACCGGGCGGGGCGGCCGCGTTCGAACTCGGCGCCGCCCAGGTGAGCTTTGCCTGGGACGACATCGAACAGCCGCTTGCCGTTTCTCCGTCTCTGGGGGCCGGCAACGGGCAGGCGCTCTTCGATCTGCTGCGCGTGGACGCGCAGGCGATTCTCGACCGCGTGCAACAGCTCACCGGGTTCGCGGATTCCTTCGCCGGCATCGACGTGCCGCTGGTGCAGGGCACGCTCGACCAGATGGTGGCGGTCGCGGACGGCATTCGCGATGCATTCGTCGCACCGCTGTCCGATGCCGGCGGCCTTGCGAGCTTCGACACGATTCAGGCGCTGCTCCTGGCCGTGGCCACGCGAGCGGGCGTGGATCCGTCTTCCCTGGGTCTGGGTTACGACACCACGGCGCGTGAACTGACCTGGGACCTGCGCGCGGCGTTCAATGCGTCGCATCAGTCCCGCTTCGACCTGGGCTTCGACCTGGAAAGCGGACTGGCGGACCTGTCCTTCAGCAGCGATGCCGCCATCCAGTCGCAGTTCGATCTGGCCGTGCGGCTGGGTATCGATCTGGATGATCTGACGGCGAATCAGGACGACGCCGACGGCTGGCTGTTCGTGCGCAGCGCGAATGCGAAGGCATCGCTTGCCATCACCGGCGACGACATCGATGCCAATGCGCGCTTCGGCTTCCTGTCCATCGGCATCGTCGACGGCACCGTCGACGCCTCCGCCGGCTTCACGCTCGCGCTGCAGGAGCCTCCGGGCGGCAACGGCGACGGCCGTATCGGCTTCGACGAATGGGGACAGTCGCTCGCCCAGGCCGAAGTCGACGTGGACGGCAAGGCCGACATCCGTCTCCCCGTGGAGGTGCCCTTCATCGGCATCACGGCCGGCCCGGACACCGCCATCGCGCTGGACTGGAAGGACGTCACCGATTTCGACACGCTGTCCGTCGAGGTGCCCGAGGCGCTCAACCTGGACAAGTTCGGCAACATGAACGCCGGCACGCTGGTGGGCCTGCTGCGCCAGGTGGGCAACTGGCTCGCGGACATGCAGAACACCAGCGCCTTTGCCGCGGACCTGCCCCTGGTCGGCAAGGCGCTCAAGAGCGCCCTGGATCTCGCGGAGCTGGTGCAGGACACCCTGCTGTACGACGACCACGACACCAAGGACGACAAGACCGACGACACGGCCAAGCTGCTGGACGCCAACGGCAATCCCACGTTCCGCACGGCGCAGGAGTTCGGCCAGAAGCTCGTCGACGTGCTCGGGTCGGACGTCGTCACGTACGACACCGCTTCCGAGTCCCTGGTGGTGAACCTGCTGCTGAAGCAGGACTTCCTCAAGACCTCCGTGCCGCTGGACTTCGACCTGAATCTGGGCCAGATCGCAGGCGTGAAGGGCAGTGGCAATCTGGACCTCTCCGCTGATGGCGAATTGGGCATCAAGCTCGGCATCTACCTGGGTGAGGAAGGCTACGTCTCGTTGTCGCGCACCACCGAACTGTCGTCGCTGCGCGGTGGCGGCGTGGTGTTCGAACCGCGGCTGGTCGCTGCGGCGGAAGCGGACGTGGGCGTGGAACGCGGCCGTCTCACCGGCGACGCGGTGTTCAGGGTGTCGATGGACAACGTGAACGGCGGCGCGCCGGTGGTCGTGGTCGTTCCCAAGGGCGAGACCGATTTCAACCTGACGCTCCTCGACCTCGTCGACGACGTGCAGGCCGGCATCGATGCCGCCATGGCGGGAGAAGATTTCCTCCTCAAGGGCAAGATCAAGGTCGGCTCCGAGGGCCGGCGCCTCACGTTCACGGCGACCGACGACGCGACGGAGAGTCTCGAGATCGACGCGGAAGGCGTCGCGGCCGACGAACTGGGTCTGGGCGACACGATCGCGGCCAGCACCGCGCACATCCTCGTCACGACGCGCAACGGTGTCCGCCACGAAGTGAGCTTCGGCGACATCGGCGATGGCGGGACGCTGGGGGATGTCATCGACGCCATCGAGTCGCAGACCGCGGGCGCGGTGACGGTGGAGTTCACCGATGGCGATTCACGGCTGCGCCTGACGGACACCACGGCCACGGGGGATGCGGTGTTCCGGATCGAGAACGCCATCGGTTCCGACGCCGCGAGCCGCCTGGGCATTCTCGGGGCGGACGTCACCGACGACACGGAGACGCCCGACCACCTCATCGACAGCGCACCGCTGGGCGGTGTGGACGTGCTGGACCGCCTCTACATCGAGAACGCGCATGCGAGTGCCGGCTTCGAGATCGACACGCCCGACGAGGGCGCCGTGCTCGATGCGAAGTTCGGCTTCGTCAACGTCAAGCTGCAGGGCGACGGTCACCTGGAAGGCAAGATCGCCATGGAGCTGCAGGACCCGGGCACCTCCAAGGCCGACGGCAGGATCACGCTGAAGGAACTGATCGAAGGCCTGAGCGACATCGACACGCTGATCGATGCGCCGGAGGTGGGGGGCAACGGCAGCCTCACCTTCAAGGTCGACGCCAATCCGTCGTTCGGCCTGATCACCCCCGGGGACGAGCCTACCGTCACCGTCACGATGAGCGACATCGGCGACCCGTTCAAGGGCGAGCTGCCCACGGTGGACGTCACCACGGCGGGCTTCGATCAGCTGGGCAAGTTCTCCGAGATCGGGCTCGCGGACATCCTGGCGGGCCTCACGAGCCTCGGGGACTTCCTCAAGCAGTTCGAGCAGTTCGGCTTCCTCGACCAGAAGATCCCGCTCATCGACGTGAGCGTGAACGACATGCTGTCGTACGCGGATCAGTTCGCGAAAGCGGTGCAGCGCGCGACGGACAACCCCGCGGATTCCATCCAGGGGCTCGACACCGCGCTCAAGGAGGCCTTCGGTCTGCCGAAGGACAGCAACCTCTTGGGCCTCTCGCTCGTCAAGGACGGCGACGCGAGCTTCCTGCGCTTCGATCTCGCGTTCAAGCCGGCGTTCTCGGAATCCCTGCCCATCGGCTTCAAGCTGCCCACGCAGGGATTCGCCGTGTCCGGGGGCGCCGACCTGCACACGAAGGGCGACGTGGACCTGAAGCTCGCCTTCGGTCTGA is from Betaproteobacteria bacterium and encodes:
- a CDS encoding glutathione S-transferase family protein, producing MITFYYGSGSPYGWRVWLALEHKRLPYDLKVMSFSSGDLTRPEYLAINPRHKVPAITDDGFALYESAAIVEYLDEAYPTGPSLFPGSIQHRAVVRRMVQEIDQYYAIAMERIVDQVLFTPQEKWDLEEISEARARLAEELQRWESGMRGACLAGDSVSAADFALYPLVALTRRMEKKRPELDVAGMTGPKVSAWMQRIENLPYFRTTWPPHWK